The DNA sequence CCGCCGTCGGGGGCAGTGCGGCCCAGAAGGCAGGGAAGAGGACTGGCCACAGGTTTCTCGCGCGCTGGAGATGCCCGGCGGCGGGAGCGCCAGGTGGACATGGGTTTCCGCACCGGGATGCGTGTCTTTCCCATGCCGAGAGGCCCGTCCTCTTCTCTGGACCAAGGCCTCGGAACAGCCGGGGAGTGCCGGACCCTCCATTGGGACACCAGTCTTGGGTGTGTGGAAACGTGGACAtgttttcccatgtggaggcgtGCTTTCTCACGAGGGGGTGTGTTTTCCCATGTGCAGGGTGAGGTGTTTTTTTTGCCTCCCTGGACACATGTTGGCCCCCTCAAAAGAATTCCTGCGGGGATTTGTACCCCAGAATCCCattccctcctgccttcccccccccacctccctaccCAATGGAGACCCTGGAAGTGGTGTGTTCCCGGACAGTGACCCTTGGGAAGGAACCGAGGAAATCAAGTCGTTCCCCCCCCAACTCCCACtgtgtgccccccccaccccagcgaAGCATGTTTATCCCCCGTGGCCGATGTCAGATGAAGCCCGTGCTCTGGTGGGATTCCCtgccaggggaagggaggagatcCGTTCGTCCCTGGGCTGCCTGGGAACTTTTCCCACGGGTCCAGGACGCATCTCTCTGAGTGGAAACATGTTCTTGCATGTGGATGTGTGTTTTCCCATGCAGACGGCCCCTTTCCCGCCAGCTTTCCCCCGCGGCCCCCCAGACCTGAGGCCTAGCACTTAGCTCCTCCCCACCCAGTAGGTGGGAACAGACTTCAGACTGACCGAATTGGAGTGGGGAGGACGTACAAATCCTGGGGGCAGACCAGGGCCTGTCTCCCCCACCCAAGAGCTGCCAAGTCGGGGGGCGTGGCATGCCACCCACGGAGGCCATGCATGTTTGACCAAAGCCCTCACTGGGGTCTGAGAACAGCCTTTCCCTCAGTTCTCAGACCACTGCTCATCCGTGCCAAACTGGATTAGGTGGGTTTGTGGGGGGGAGACCCCAAAAATGTTCCAAGGATTCCCCAGGCCTGGGCCAGGGCAGGTAAATTTGGGGACAAATGGGATATGGGGGATGGAAGTGGCAGCGAAAGGGGTCTTGTCTTGCCTGtgtctctcctcctttcctgtgtcatccctccctctctgactcagtgtccctcctcccttctctgtctccctccttgaAGCCACCCAGTGTCAGTGTCAGAACACCTTCTCCCCTCAGCCGCCCACCCCCTTCTTTGACGAGGCCCCCTTCCCTCAGCCAGGGCTGAAGGAAAGGAGCCGCGGGAAGAGGGCGCAGGGGGAAAGGCTTCATGGGACAGGCTGGGGAGAGAATGAGGTCAGCAGTGCTGAGAACAGATGGAGGGGGCCGTGGGGGACGGGGCTTGGGCAGATAGCAGCAGGGCAAATCTGAAAGGTTGTGTGCAGTGACCGCCCCGGAGAGGAACTGCCTGGGGAGAAAGGGTTTGGGCCTCTGGGGAGAAGAATGGTGTCAAGTAGGGTTTTAAGGGACACCAGTGGAGGAAAGTCCTTGTCTGCTGGGGGCGGGTTCGTTAGTGCCAAACTTGAATAGGAGGTGGGGGGCTGTCTTCCACTGACACCCAAATCCGGAATCCCTGGTCTTGGCTCCCCAGAACTCTGCCTCCTGACtgtcccttctcccacctcccgCCATGGAAACTTAGTTCTTTTCTGACCCCTCCCCTTGCCTGGTCTAGCTCCTCTCCAAATGGCCATGCCCTCTAAATGCTAGGGACCTGGGCCCTGAACCTTGTAGACAGATGCCCCCCCCCAGACTGGGGcatgggaggggggctgggggaccCCATGATTCAGCCACGGACTCCAAtgcccagcccctctccccagaaCAACCCCCAGACAATCCCACATCCCTGCCCCAACCCTTTGCGGCTCTGTACACATTTTTAAACCTGGCAAAAGATGAAGAGAatattgtaaatataaaaatttaactgTTGGTTGTGCCTGctgtggtggggcaggggtgcACTTCGAGGAATTAAGCCTCAGGGCTTCCACTTGGCcggtgagggagaaggaggtggtCTGAGCCCACAGCCCATTTCCGGGAGCAGCTCAGAGCGCAGAAAGGGGGGAGTGGGTGCTGGGGTACGGTTGCCATGGTAGTGGGGTTGTGCGGGGAGTTCCGATCGGGGCCCAGGTGTGTGCAGAGGCCTGAGGCAGGTATAGAGAAGAAAGAGTCTGGGCTCGTGGGGGCAGACCTAGACAGGCCAGGGGGCGCAAGGGCTGGTCCAGGTGACAGGCATGCCAGGTGAAGGGTTCGGCCTCTGCCAAGGCCTGGGCCCAGGCTGGAGGGCCACCCACAAGCCCAAGACTCTGCCTCTTGGCACATTGTGAGGGAGTGCCCCGGCATCATTGTGACCCGCTtgcccccaggagcccctggggtAGGGAGGCAGGCTGGTGGCTACTGTGGGCACAGTGGGCTGGGGGCCTAGGGGCCCCGGTGGCCCTAGGGACCCCCATGGCCATGGCTGAGCGGCCACGGCCCGGGTGGGCGTCGTATCACAGCTCCAACAGCAACAACTGTCAGGACCTAGGCAACTCCATCCTGTTGCTACTGGGTCTGGTCATCTGCATTAACATTAGCATCAACATGGTGACGCTGGTCAGGGTGGGGCCAGGCGGGTGGGCGCTGGCCTGAGGGCGGCGGCGGGAGGCCTGGTGGCCAGGGCCGGCCCGGGGTCATTGTGTCCTCCCTCACCCAGCTCTGGCGCAGACTCCGTGGCTTCTTACACCAAGTGTTCCATATTGTTTATGAGAAAGGTAAGgtaagcggggggggggggcaggagttggggacgggggtgggggtgcgtgGGGGGCACAGGAGAGGCAGGAACCTGGTGAGCCAGCCCTGAGCTAGAGccggccccttcccctcccactctcccctctCAGCGGTGGagcctcccccctgctcctgcatACCCGCCAGCCTCTCCACCAGCCTCCCGCCTCTCCTTGATCTACAGAAGCTTCTAAGCCATCCTCCCCGGGGAAGCCGCCCCAGCCTCCGAAGCAGAGCGCCCCTGCAGTCCACCTCCGATGTACCATGGACCCTGTGAAAATGACCGTGACCCCCCCACCCAGtcgccgccaccgccaccgccgctCTTCAGGCCGCCGTGCCCACCGCCCGGCAGCCTGGGTCCCCGACACGGACGACGAGGAGAAGCCCCCACACCAGCACCCAGCAGTCTGCTCCCACCACTGGGATCAGCCCGCAGACTGGCAGGGCTTTCAGTCCACGCAGGGGTTCTGGGCTCCCTGGCCCCAGGACGCCGCGGAGCCCCCTCCCCAGACCATTCGCTTCCAGCAGGCCGTGGAAGGCGGGCCCCTGAAAGCGGAGATGCGCTCAGAGCTAGGCCTTGAGGCATACGTGTACCCGGtgaaccccccgccccccagcccacAGGCCCTGAGCCACAGGAACAGCggggtggggccaggggcccAGGCTGAGCCGGAGCcctgtgcccctgcccctgcGGCCCCACCGCCAGTCCTGGGCCCTGCCCACGTCCCCGACATCCCCCGGCGCCGCTCCTCGGGCCGCGTAGTATATGACGCCCGAGACGTGCGGCGGCGGCTCCGGGAACTGACCCGCGAGGTGGAGGCCCTGTCCCACTGCTACCCCCTGGGCTCCCCGTCCAGCAACGCCGTGGAGGGGACAAACAAGGGCTGGGTGTACCGTTCTGTGACAGAGGGGTGACTGGGacgaaaataaaaggaaaagaggaggtGGTCCGTGGTGGTGTTGGGGAAGCCAGGGCCCCCACAGAGGCCCTGGTGACTCAAAGAAGGGTTTCCCTGGCCACAGGGGCCTCAGGAGCCCCAAGGACCCTCGTCAACCTCCTGGCTTCCCTGGGCCCTGCCCGCAGCTCTCTCCTAGCCCCTGATGAGGCAGGTTcccacctgccactcccctgtTTGCTCCCCAGAGCAGCCTCCCAGGTCCCGGCCCAGATCCTTAAGCTGACCTGCACTAGAGGGGAGACCCCCATCCCTGTGGCCCTAGCCCCTCAGCGGCCTGGTTTCTGCCGGAGCCAGGGCTGGGCTGTAGCCCCCAGGTGTGATGTGTGCCCCCCCCCTCCAAGCCCTAGTTTCTTTGAGCGGGGCTGCTGGGAAGGAGGGCGTCCaggcctccccacaccccagtcAGGACCGGAAGTTCCTGTAGCCGCGAGCAGGCTTGGAGCCGAGGACCACACACGGGGGACATTCTTGAGGGCTGCCCTCTGAGACCTCACTGCTGCGGTTAGCACCTGCCTGTCACCAAAGAGGAGACTGAGCCTCAGGGAGGAAAAGTGACTTATTCACAGTCACACAGAGTCAGCCTGGCCCCTCAGGCTTCCACCTGCTTCATTCGACCACGGGAACTCGTCAGAGCATCCCAACCACACGCAGCAGGGAAACGCAGGCCCTGCCTGCTCCTAGATGGCCCACgtcgcgcacacacacgcacacgcatgcacaGACATGCAGACACGCACACAGCCGCCCATGCGCCTGGGAACTGAAGCCATGTGAGTGCTCCCCGGCCAAAGGCCGCGGACCCCACCTTCCGTAGCAGATGCGTGCGCGGAATGTGGACAGGCCTTCTGAACAACAGAGCAACCCGCCTCTTGCTCTGTTCGCTTTCACCCGACATCATTGATCACTTTGATTCCGTTCAGTGAGTGAGTATCGAGCACCCACTACGTGTTTAGGGGCTCGAAGGGGAACGCAACGCCCACTGGATGTTGCCTTATTCCGGTCGAGTTGTTCACCCATCGTGCAGACAAATGACTCAAGGACCCCAGGGCGCCActtccaggggccccagtgaTGAACCTGCTTTTGAACAAGTCTCCTTTGTCAACAATGACATCTCTTTGTGCTTTGTGAATTTCGGGAGGTTTTCTTAAGGGGGCATCTAACAGTTCTCCGGCTGGGAGGGCTAGGTCAGTGGGAGGGCAATTGGTTTGGAAGCAAAAAGAGCACGGTCGGGGGGGTGGTCCCTGGCAGATGAAAGCAACCGGGGCGAGTGGGAAGTCAGTCTTGCTCCGAAGCGAGGGGACCAGTGGGCTTGGTGACCACACTGTGTCGGCTGC is a window from the Neovison vison isolate M4711 chromosome 5, ASM_NN_V1, whole genome shotgun sequence genome containing:
- the SPEM1 gene encoding spermatid maturation protein 1, with amino-acid sequence MAMAERPRPGWASYHSSNSNNCQDLGNSILLLLGLVICINISINMVTLLWRRLRGFLHQVFHIVYEKEASKPSSPGKPPQPPKQSAPAVHLRCTMDPVKMTVTPPPSRRHRHRRSSGRRAHRPAAWVPDTDDEEKPPHQHPAVCSHHWDQPADWQGFQSTQGFWAPWPQDAAEPPPQTIRFQQAVEGGPLKAEMRSELGLEAYVYPVNPPPPSPQALSHRNSGVGPGAQAEPEPCAPAPAAPPPVLGPAHVPDIPRRRSSGRVVYDARDVRRRLRELTREVEALSHCYPLGSPSSNAVEGTNKGWVYRSVTEG